The following are from one region of the Amedibacterium intestinale genome:
- a CDS encoding PH domain-containing protein, with translation MKEETYKIIGIFIFGIGFFIVFAAIFLFSMQDMSAKINISNESIQLDGFIHDTVDFDEINKVEYLDDFEIHGGKKGAGFSNNGYFSGDADFKDIGQCRAYVYYHEKYFVVMYTDEETIIFNEKSEEETKDIYNTLLEKKQKDDKQ, from the coding sequence ATGAAAGAAGAAACGTATAAAATTATTGGTATTTTTATTTTTGGAATAGGGTTTTTCATTGTTTTCGCAGCTATATTTCTTTTTTCTATGCAAGATATGAGCGCTAAAATTAATATAAGTAATGAATCTATACAATTAGATGGATTTATTCATGATACAGTGGACTTTGATGAAATTAATAAAGTTGAATATTTGGATGATTTTGAAATACATGGTGGAAAAAAAGGAGCGGGTTTTTCGAATAATGGATATTTTTCCGGCGATGCAGATTTTAAAGATATAGGTCAATGCAGAGCGTATGTATATTATCATGAAAAATATTTTGTTGTTATGTATACAGATGAAGAAACGATTATCTTTAATGAAAAAAGTGAAGAAGAAACAAAAGATATATATAATACATTACTGGAAAAAAAGCAGAAAGATGATAAACAATAA
- a CDS encoding DUF6431 domain-containing protein: MITFNNFSLKYISQKSYDDYISKIELSSITCPCCSHLGFHFHAYYKRSLLTHNGIITLKICRIICPHCHKTHAILPVSLIPYTRLLASDVIEIILDHDTDKDHSNLFLDPVYFYSIFHRYHSFLLNISYFPSITDFFVFHIHRFHRNFAQLRGFLFIPT; encoded by the coding sequence ATGATAACATTTAATAACTTTTCTCTCAAGTACATATCTCAAAAATCTTATGACGACTATATTTCTAAGATCGAACTTTCTTCCATCACATGTCCATGCTGTTCTCATCTTGGATTTCATTTTCATGCTTATTATAAAAGATCTTTACTTACACATAATGGTATTATTACCTTAAAGATATGCAGGATTATTTGTCCTCACTGTCACAAGACTCACGCCATCCTTCCTGTTTCTTTAATTCCTTACACCAGACTCCTGGCTTCTGATGTAATAGAAATCATTCTCGATCACGATACTGATAAAGATCATTCTAACCTTTTTCTTGATCCAGTTTACTTTTACTCCATCTTTCATCGATATCATTCCTTTTTACTGAATATTTCCTATTTCCCTTCAATTACTGATTTTTTCGTCTTTCATATTCATAGATTTCATAGAAATTTTGCTCAGTTGCGCGGCTTTCTTTTCATTCCCACATAG